In a single window of the Tellurirhabdus bombi genome:
- a CDS encoding glycosyltransferase family 2 protein, which yields MTPKISIITVTYNARATLEATLKSVFDQPFTDYEYILIDGKSTDGTLELIQQYADRFSYWVSEPDKGIYEAMNKGIDHARGEWLYFLGADDQLLPGVLAEVAPALAESPDVLYGDVKFTDHSYYHSKFSWKTALNNTVHHQGTFYKQTLFRQFRYDTALKIMSDYELNLMIYRNPQFVRKRFEQAVALCAPNGASADPTLSLKELNQLRSRHFPVGIRHLLAGLTTVKYFLHYDLLRKIQR from the coding sequence ATGACTCCCAAAATTTCGATTATAACCGTTACCTATAATGCCCGCGCTACGCTCGAAGCCACGCTAAAAAGTGTCTTTGACCAGCCATTTACGGATTATGAATACATCCTTATCGATGGAAAAAGTACGGATGGGACACTAGAATTGATTCAACAGTACGCGGATCGGTTTTCATACTGGGTTAGTGAACCAGATAAGGGCATTTATGAGGCGATGAACAAAGGAATCGACCACGCTCGCGGCGAATGGCTTTATTTTCTGGGTGCCGACGATCAGTTGCTTCCGGGCGTATTGGCCGAGGTAGCACCTGCGTTGGCCGAGTCACCGGATGTGCTGTATGGGGATGTTAAATTTACGGACCATTCGTACTACCACTCAAAATTTAGCTGGAAAACAGCCTTGAATAATACGGTGCATCACCAGGGGACGTTTTATAAACAGACACTTTTCCGTCAATTTCGCTACGATACGGCTCTGAAGATCATGTCTGATTACGAATTGAATTTAATGATCTATCGGAATCCACAGTTCGTTCGGAAGCGGTTTGAGCAGGCAGTGGCTTTGTGCGCGCCCAATGGTGCCAGTGCTGACCCCACTCTGTCTTTGAAAGAATTGAATCAACTACGGTCACGGCACTTTCCGGTTGGTATTCGTCATTTGTTAGCAGGTCTAACCACCGTGAAATATTTTTTGCATTATGACCTATTACGAAAAATACAGCGCTAG
- a CDS encoding class I SAM-dependent methyltransferase yields MSFFDNLRDRLRYYKNMARFRNLNTQEVFTLIYKENYWGGENGEFNSGPGTTNPNVHQYINVLTDFLRQNKVQSLLDIGCGDFRVMREVVNQVSIDYTGGDVVQELVDHHNQHYANDHTRFRHLNAITDTLPPAEAVSIRQVLQHLTNEQVLTILKKLKPYRYVIITEHVTVGEKAIPNLDKQQGPNVRLYKNSGLYIEQPPFNLEVSRVLLEYREDMDVFGTMIPAVIRTSLIENK; encoded by the coding sequence ATGTCATTTTTCGATAATCTCCGGGACCGGCTGCGCTATTATAAGAACATGGCCCGCTTTCGTAACCTTAATACGCAGGAAGTTTTTACGCTTATTTATAAGGAAAACTACTGGGGCGGCGAAAATGGTGAGTTTAATTCTGGACCAGGAACCACAAATCCAAACGTGCATCAGTACATAAATGTTTTGACCGACTTCCTTCGGCAGAACAAGGTGCAATCGTTACTGGACATCGGCTGCGGCGATTTCCGGGTGATGCGGGAGGTGGTGAATCAAGTGTCCATCGATTATACCGGCGGGGATGTTGTGCAGGAATTGGTTGATCATCACAACCAGCATTATGCCAATGATCATACCCGCTTTAGGCACCTGAATGCCATCACGGACACGCTTCCTCCGGCAGAAGCCGTGAGCATCCGGCAGGTTTTGCAACACCTGACTAATGAGCAGGTACTTACCATTCTGAAAAAATTAAAGCCGTACCGCTACGTAATCATTACGGAGCACGTGACCGTGGGCGAAAAAGCAATCCCCAATTTGGATAAACAACAGGGACCCAATGTTCGGCTGTATAAAAATTCAGGCCTTTATATCGAGCAGCCTCCTTTCAACCTGGAAGTTAGCCGGGTTTTGCTTGAGTATCGGGAAGACATGGACGTGTTTGGAACGATGATTCCGGCAGTAATCAGAACGTCACTGATTGAAAACAAGTAG
- a CDS encoding MATE family efflux transporter: protein MSLSKNIVVSFLYKGINIATQFLLVRITLSYISTTEYGVWLTLSSFLTWFAIFDFGFTNGLRNKVTLAYADGKLEKAQPYISTSYAFLFLVISVMLLLFGISTVFVNWQQLFNAPNELAATLPLILIIAFALFCLRLLLNLISAILLAVHQAGQVELINTAIQVATLVGLMLWANTSDVALFEVAVVYSLMPVVVLFLASLIFFGNAYKAIRPTISSIQWSLFGELGVVGGKFFGLQLVSLVLFSSQNFIISHLFNPAEVTPFNLVYRYFSVIPIVFNVLLVPHWSAITEAYYKHNFEWLQQTLKRLLFFWSLFALLSLSMFLIAPWVYDLWLGPGHVPIPSVLTIVLSISTIVTAWGNLFSLLLNAMGAITISLITAFVIVFISVPLASYLSTFPQLGVSGVPLGFTICLLPGAILQPYQCYKLLARRAAGIWTK from the coding sequence ATGTCGCTGTCAAAAAATATAGTTGTATCATTTTTATACAAAGGGATTAACATAGCTACTCAGTTTCTACTGGTTAGAATAACATTATCTTACATAAGTACCACAGAATACGGTGTTTGGCTGACACTTAGCTCGTTCCTGACCTGGTTTGCCATTTTTGATTTCGGCTTTACCAATGGACTTCGTAATAAAGTCACGCTGGCCTACGCGGACGGAAAACTGGAAAAAGCGCAACCGTATATCAGCACATCCTACGCTTTTTTGTTTCTAGTTATCAGCGTAATGCTGCTCTTATTTGGCATTTCAACGGTTTTTGTCAACTGGCAGCAACTCTTCAACGCACCGAATGAACTGGCGGCCACACTGCCTTTGATACTGATTATTGCCTTTGCGCTGTTTTGCCTGCGTCTGCTCCTGAATCTAATTTCTGCGATACTACTCGCGGTTCATCAGGCTGGTCAGGTAGAACTTATTAATACGGCTATTCAGGTGGCTACGCTGGTCGGTTTGATGCTTTGGGCCAATACGTCGGACGTTGCTTTGTTTGAGGTTGCGGTGGTTTATAGCCTCATGCCCGTAGTCGTGCTTTTTCTGGCGTCACTGATTTTTTTTGGTAACGCTTACAAAGCCATCCGGCCTACAATTAGCAGCATACAATGGTCGCTTTTTGGGGAGTTAGGCGTGGTAGGAGGGAAGTTTTTTGGGTTACAACTGGTTAGTCTGGTCTTGTTTTCATCGCAGAATTTTATCATTTCTCATCTTTTCAATCCGGCTGAAGTTACCCCATTTAACCTCGTTTACCGGTATTTCAGTGTCATTCCCATTGTGTTTAATGTGTTGCTGGTACCCCACTGGTCTGCCATCACCGAAGCTTACTACAAGCATAATTTTGAGTGGCTGCAACAAACGTTGAAGCGGCTGTTGTTTTTCTGGAGTCTTTTTGCGCTGCTTTCGTTGAGTATGTTTTTGATTGCGCCCTGGGTATACGATCTTTGGCTTGGCCCCGGTCACGTACCGATCCCGTCTGTTTTGACCATCGTGTTGAGCATTAGCACAATTGTTACTGCCTGGGGGAATCTGTTTTCGTTATTGTTAAATGCAATGGGTGCCATTACGATTTCGCTGATAACCGCCTTTGTGATTGTCTTTATAAGCGTTCCGCTGGCCAGCTATCTATCGACGTTCCCCCAGCTAGGGGTTTCTGGAGTTCCCCTGGGTTTCACGATTTGCTTATTGCCGGGGGCCATTCTTCAGCCTTACCAATGTTATAAATTGCTTGCACGACGTGCGGCAGGTATCTGGACTAAATAA
- a CDS encoding DegT/DnrJ/EryC1/StrS family aminotransferase, translating to MAIRNIPVYQPSLTGNEKKYVIDCLDSTWISSKGKYINEFEHKFANYLGAHNAVTVSNGTVALHLAMVALGIGPEDEVIVPTLTYIASVNAIVYEGATPVFVDSEADSWQMDPEDVIRKITPKTKAILCVHLYGHPCDMDRLTAIANEHGLFLIEDCAEAIGTQYKGRLVGSFGDIATFSFYGNKTITTGEGGMVVTNNETLHDRCLHFRGQGLAKYRQYWHDVIGYNYRMTNICAAIGLAQLEQLDHFLSQKQQIAAWYAEGLEGTSYETHRAIGDVVHSYWMCSILVKRSEDRDGLRDHLQEHGIETRPLFYPVHTMPMYSHKYARHKTAEDLGWRGMNVPSYPGLSREEVQYITDTIKSYPIQ from the coding sequence ATGGCAATCAGAAACATTCCTGTTTACCAGCCCTCTCTGACGGGAAATGAAAAAAAGTATGTGATCGACTGCTTGGATTCAACCTGGATCTCATCAAAGGGGAAATACATCAACGAATTTGAACATAAATTTGCTAACTACCTGGGGGCTCATAACGCCGTTACAGTATCCAACGGTACGGTAGCGTTGCATTTAGCGATGGTCGCTCTGGGAATTGGCCCCGAAGATGAAGTAATCGTTCCTACACTGACTTACATTGCTTCCGTCAATGCCATTGTATACGAAGGCGCAACGCCCGTCTTTGTTGACTCCGAAGCCGATAGCTGGCAAATGGACCCGGAGGATGTTATTCGTAAAATAACACCAAAGACCAAAGCCATTTTGTGCGTTCACCTTTACGGACATCCCTGCGATATGGATCGGTTAACGGCCATTGCCAATGAGCACGGTCTTTTTCTGATCGAGGATTGTGCCGAAGCTATTGGTACGCAATACAAAGGGCGTTTGGTTGGTTCGTTTGGTGATATTGCTACGTTTAGTTTTTATGGCAACAAAACCATCACAACCGGAGAAGGTGGGATGGTCGTCACGAATAACGAAACCCTTCACGATCGTTGCCTGCATTTTCGCGGACAGGGATTGGCTAAATACCGGCAATATTGGCATGATGTCATTGGGTATAACTACCGGATGACCAACATCTGCGCGGCCATTGGCTTGGCTCAATTGGAGCAACTGGATCATTTTTTAAGCCAGAAACAGCAAATCGCTGCCTGGTATGCCGAGGGGCTGGAAGGAACCAGTTACGAAACCCACCGGGCCATTGGCGACGTAGTGCATTCCTACTGGATGTGCTCGATTCTGGTCAAGCGTTCCGAGGATCGGGATGGACTCCGCGACCATCTCCAGGAGCATGGCATTGAAACACGCCCTTTGTTTTATCCGGTTCATACGATGCCCATGTATTCGCATAAATACGCTCGGCATAAAACGGCGGAAGATCTGGGATGGCGCGGCATGAACGTTCCAAGTTATCCGGGTTTGAGCCGGGAAGAGGTGCAGTATATTACCGATACCATTAAGTCATACCCGATCCAATGA
- a CDS encoding GNAT family N-acetyltransferase: MIFEVIQAGNLHLVRDFMDRLGEDGQRSFRYFQKRPVEVVLTHLLCAVGTREGQPVAYGHLDKEGETTWLGIAVAADARGQRLGQQMITYLLEEARRLEQKTIFLTVDRDNQAAIALYEKIGFVQIGQAESYFKYQFTLV; the protein is encoded by the coding sequence ATGATTTTTGAGGTCATACAAGCGGGTAACCTTCACCTGGTTCGCGATTTTATGGATCGGTTGGGGGAGGATGGCCAACGTTCCTTTCGTTATTTTCAAAAGCGGCCTGTCGAAGTCGTGCTGACGCATTTGCTCTGTGCTGTAGGCACCCGCGAGGGCCAGCCCGTGGCTTATGGGCATCTTGACAAAGAAGGCGAAACCACGTGGTTAGGCATTGCCGTGGCGGCTGACGCGCGGGGCCAGCGGCTAGGCCAGCAGATGATAACTTATCTGCTGGAGGAAGCGCGGCGACTGGAACAGAAAACCATTTTTCTGACGGTTGACCGGGACAATCAGGCGGCTATTGCTTTGTATGAAAAAATAGGTTTTGTCCAGATTGGACAGGCTGAAAGCTATTTTAAGTATCAGTTTACGCTCGTATGA
- a CDS encoding glycosyltransferase family 4 protein — translation MNILYVIPDLAQSGGGIRQYACALLRILAQDTANRYFVLHNENDELVLSTIQASSNLELIPVPIGRERSYEKLITKAAKAVNMLLKSRAVPVWTYLERLRSRYGIQVMYCPYPYIFHTKVQTVVTLHDVQELHFPAFFPPAVRAERAVYYMNVTELSTQLVVSYQHVKKDLIECFGRTPDNVQVCLLDMQNLWFEKFLTQKADPSPKSDLPTLPEKFVFYPAATWMHKNHIGLLESVAYLRDQYNIRISLVSTGHQTEHFGQIQQRIRELNLENQVFFLGIVSDAALFELYQKTHAVVVPTLYEAGSFPLMESMLMTIPVVCSNVTSLPETIGDSRFVFDPKNKVDMAEKLLLIFQNEEYREQNRANSRKQAHYLKNTGSLQILQKMYQRLAQNLPVAKN, via the coding sequence ATGAATATTTTATACGTCATTCCTGATCTGGCGCAGAGCGGGGGCGGAATTCGGCAATATGCTTGCGCACTGCTCCGTATTTTGGCTCAGGATACGGCAAACCGCTATTTTGTGCTGCACAATGAAAATGACGAATTAGTGCTCTCGACCATTCAGGCCAGTTCAAACCTGGAACTGATTCCCGTTCCTATCGGGCGGGAGCGGTCTTACGAAAAACTGATTACCAAGGCAGCCAAGGCGGTTAATATGTTGCTAAAGTCCCGGGCGGTTCCTGTCTGGACATATCTCGAGCGCCTGCGCAGTCGCTACGGGATTCAGGTCATGTATTGCCCGTACCCCTATATATTCCATACCAAAGTACAGACGGTAGTTACCCTGCACGATGTTCAGGAACTGCATTTTCCCGCTTTTTTCCCGCCTGCTGTTCGGGCGGAGCGGGCCGTGTACTACATGAATGTTACCGAGCTATCGACCCAACTGGTTGTTAGCTACCAGCACGTAAAAAAAGACCTGATTGAATGTTTTGGCCGCACGCCCGACAATGTGCAGGTTTGCTTACTGGACATGCAAAATCTGTGGTTCGAAAAGTTTTTAACCCAAAAAGCGGACCCCTCGCCTAAGTCGGACTTACCTACTCTGCCAGAGAAATTTGTTTTTTATCCCGCCGCCACCTGGATGCACAAAAACCACATAGGTCTGTTGGAAAGTGTGGCGTACTTGCGCGATCAGTACAATATTCGCATTTCGTTGGTATCAACGGGGCATCAAACCGAGCATTTCGGCCAGATTCAGCAACGCATTCGGGAGCTGAATCTGGAAAACCAGGTTTTTTTCCTGGGAATCGTGAGCGATGCGGCCTTATTCGAACTCTATCAGAAGACGCACGCCGTTGTTGTGCCGACGCTTTATGAAGCGGGGAGTTTTCCGTTGATGGAAAGCATGCTGATGACCATTCCGGTTGTTTGCTCCAATGTTACGTCACTGCCTGAAACGATAGGGGATAGCCGTTTTGTTTTTGATCCTAAAAATAAAGTGGATATGGCCGAAAAGCTGTTGCTGATTTTTCAGAATGAAGAATACCGGGAACAGAACCGGGCAAATAGCAGAAAGCAGGCCCATTACCTGAAGAATACAGGATCTTTACAAATCCTGCAAAAAATGTATCAACGCCTGGCGCAGAACCTACCAGTTGCCAAAAATTAA
- a CDS encoding glycosyltransferase family 2 protein produces the protein MNHYPGLEQMLPAGTSSPPRVSIITAVYNANQYLDACIQSVLNQTYKNFEFIIIDGGSTDGTVDTIKKNQQHLSYWISERDKGIYDAWNKGLAAAKGDWLLFVGADDLLYPHALQSYIDHIDQHARQDLEFVSSRIELVNDDLSPIRTVGERWTWKRFRIDMITWHVGCFHSRRLFDTYGVFDPKYKICGDYELLLRPKDRLIASFVDKPTVRMRMGGVSSVQLFGAIDETYEAKVRHGVFSPMSGYLLRIIRKTKVTVNQFLGRG, from the coding sequence ATGAACCACTACCCAGGCTTAGAACAAATGCTTCCCGCTGGTACGTCATCTCCTCCCCGCGTTAGTATTATCACGGCGGTTTACAACGCCAATCAATACCTCGATGCCTGTATTCAAAGTGTTCTAAATCAAACGTATAAGAATTTCGAATTTATTATCATTGACGGTGGTTCAACGGATGGCACAGTAGACACAATCAAAAAAAACCAGCAACACCTTTCATATTGGATCAGCGAACGGGACAAGGGAATTTACGACGCCTGGAATAAAGGCCTGGCTGCTGCCAAAGGAGACTGGCTGCTTTTTGTTGGAGCGGATGATCTGTTGTACCCCCATGCGTTACAAAGTTACATTGACCACATTGATCAGCACGCGCGTCAGGATCTGGAATTTGTCTCATCCCGAATCGAACTCGTTAACGACGATTTATCGCCCATCCGAACCGTGGGAGAACGCTGGACCTGGAAGCGATTTAGAATTGACATGATAACGTGGCACGTGGGCTGTTTCCATTCCCGCCGCCTGTTCGACACCTACGGAGTTTTTGATCCGAAATACAAAATATGCGGTGATTACGAGTTATTGCTTCGCCCCAAAGATCGGCTAATTGCTTCTTTCGTGGACAAACCAACGGTTCGCATGCGCATGGGTGGGGTTAGCAGCGTGCAGCTCTTCGGGGCCATCGACGAGACCTACGAAGCGAAAGTACGGCATGGCGTCTTCTCCCCCATGAGTGGTTATTTGTTACGCATAATCCGAAAAACAAAAGTAACTGTTAACCAATTCCTTGGAAGAGGCTAG
- a CDS encoding MBOAT family O-acyltransferase, whose product MLFNSLHFVLFFIVVTSAYHLLPHRYRWQLLLAGSCYFYMAFVPVYILILGFTIVIDYFAGLYIEKTRGQTRRLFLIISLISNIGVLAIFKYYNFLNDNLNLMLANVGYPALLPPLTILLPIGLSFHTFQAMSYIIEVYRGNQKAERHFGIYSLYVMFYPQLVAGPIERPQNILHQFYEKHEFDARQVVEGLKQIAWGLFKKVVIADRLAVIVNYVYNDPTQFQGFPLIIATVLFAFQIYCDFSGYSDIALGTARTIGFRLMKNFDRPYLSTSVSEFWKRWHISLSTWFRDYLYIPLGGNRVAVPRWYLNLFITFLVSGLWHGASWTYVIWGSLNGLYLIIESMTKNTRHRLSQRLGLQHWPSVQHFLNLTTTFGLICFAWIFFRAQTVGDAFYVVTHLFSDLRNSLSEVIATNLGSDKYNLFIGGLALVILLLVETLQGRISLRHWIGQQPTPVRMTLYYALIMFIILFGVFDARQQFIYFQF is encoded by the coding sequence ATGCTTTTTAACTCGCTTCATTTTGTTCTATTTTTTATCGTTGTTACAAGCGCTTATCACCTCTTGCCACATCGCTACCGTTGGCAATTATTATTAGCGGGGAGCTGTTACTTTTACATGGCCTTTGTGCCTGTTTATATCCTGATTCTGGGATTTACCATTGTCATTGATTACTTCGCCGGACTCTATATTGAAAAAACCCGCGGACAGACTCGAAGGTTGTTTCTAATCATTAGTCTGATCTCGAATATTGGCGTACTAGCCATCTTCAAGTATTATAATTTTCTCAACGATAATCTAAACCTAATGCTGGCCAATGTTGGCTACCCAGCACTTTTGCCCCCTTTAACCATTTTGCTGCCCATCGGTCTGTCGTTCCATACCTTTCAGGCGATGAGTTACATCATTGAGGTATATCGGGGTAATCAAAAAGCGGAACGGCATTTTGGTATTTATTCTCTGTACGTGATGTTTTATCCGCAACTGGTTGCCGGCCCCATCGAACGTCCGCAGAACATTTTGCACCAGTTTTACGAAAAACACGAATTTGATGCTCGTCAAGTCGTTGAAGGTCTAAAACAGATTGCCTGGGGGCTGTTTAAAAAAGTAGTTATCGCGGATCGGCTGGCGGTGATTGTCAACTATGTGTACAACGATCCAACTCAATTTCAGGGTTTTCCACTCATTATTGCAACGGTTTTATTTGCCTTTCAAATTTATTGCGATTTCTCGGGCTACTCAGATATTGCGCTCGGAACGGCCCGGACCATTGGCTTTCGGCTGATGAAGAACTTTGACCGTCCTTACCTGTCAACCTCCGTATCAGAATTCTGGAAACGGTGGCACATTTCGCTCTCGACCTGGTTCCGCGATTACCTCTATATTCCGCTGGGGGGGAATCGGGTTGCCGTGCCCCGTTGGTATCTGAATTTGTTCATTACGTTTCTGGTAAGCGGGCTTTGGCACGGAGCCAGTTGGACGTATGTGATCTGGGGGAGCCTAAACGGTTTGTACCTGATTATTGAGAGCATGACCAAAAATACCCGGCACCGACTCAGCCAGCGGCTGGGTTTGCAACACTGGCCTTCGGTACAGCACTTCCTGAATCTAACAACCACTTTTGGCCTGATTTGCTTTGCCTGGATTTTCTTCCGGGCGCAAACCGTTGGCGATGCTTTTTATGTGGTAACCCATCTATTTTCCGACCTGCGGAACAGCCTGAGCGAGGTGATAGCAACTAACCTGGGTTCCGACAAATACAACCTGTTTATCGGTGGGCTGGCGCTCGTCATCTTGTTACTTGTAGAAACGCTTCAGGGACGTATTTCTCTCCGCCACTGGATAGGCCAACAGCCAACGCCTGTGCGAATGACGCTTTATTATGCCCTGATTATGTTCATTATTCTGTTTGGCGTATTTGACGCCCGGCAGCAATTCATTTACTTCCAGTTTTGA
- a CDS encoding glycosyltransferase family 2 protein: protein MATYNGERFVRRQLESILPQLGPADEVIVSDDGSTDQTLMIVESLRDARIRILHNSGRHGPVGNFENALRQAKGDHIFLSDQDDVWLPNKVMLIRPLLDQYDLVLTDCEVADDQNKTLMPSFFAHRGSRAGLLRNLYKNSYVGCCMAFRRSLLKKALPFPSQIYMHDWWLGLVAEAKGQVYFLPEPTIRYIRHGGNASPTGEGSLSWFNKLKNRLGLVTALGRRLLA, encoded by the coding sequence ATGGCCACTTATAACGGCGAACGTTTTGTCCGGCGGCAATTGGAGTCGATTCTACCGCAGCTTGGACCGGCGGATGAGGTTATTGTGTCGGATGATGGATCGACCGACCAGACGTTGATGATCGTCGAATCGTTGCGGGATGCGCGCATCCGTATTTTGCACAATTCCGGGCGTCACGGACCCGTCGGGAACTTTGAAAATGCCCTGCGGCAAGCCAAAGGAGACCATATTTTTCTGTCCGATCAGGACGATGTCTGGCTGCCCAATAAAGTAATGCTTATTCGCCCGCTGCTGGATCAGTACGATCTGGTGCTTACGGACTGCGAGGTGGCCGACGACCAGAACAAGACGCTAATGCCTTCGTTTTTTGCGCACCGGGGGAGTCGGGCTGGCCTGCTCAGAAACCTTTACAAGAACTCTTACGTTGGTTGTTGTATGGCTTTTCGGCGGTCGCTGCTCAAAAAAGCACTTCCCTTTCCGAGCCAAATTTACATGCATGACTGGTGGCTGGGTCTGGTGGCCGAGGCAAAAGGGCAAGTCTACTTTCTGCCTGAACCAACGATTCGCTATATTCGTCACGGTGGTAATGCGTCGCCAACCGGGGAAGGTTCGCTCAGTTGGTTTAATAAACTCAAAAATCGCCTGGGACTTGTCACGGCCTTAGGCAGGCGGTTACTGGCCTAA